In one Neobacillus sp. WH10 genomic region, the following are encoded:
- a CDS encoding DNA translocase FtsK, with the protein MSWIQNFFQKFKKDEEEYNDYIIHNHNPDSLLPNSQNESLKDLDTRISYQYPKGGKHPSRPPKTLKKEMQESLPQKRPERPSEKRRKTEKPEVPPVKKEIPKKMKEFSPRVRGPFHPTEIPSPVFGFNRPKKTDAIVEHELSHFLDDDFNNQLDQLDVAEEVLIETGHTKPFTATKTIPETEFETPVAATEIILETELETTVTETKTIPETEFETLIMATETIAGTELVTPVAEIEILSETDLLPQVEKEVDVFVNNPVSEQEEVVMEVSTSPLMKEIFPAKETSLGEIKNDIEHTEVMEATVPEPEPSAPKRSRLPFNVMMLKQDKQKWEEKNRKMELEKQPAQSAQKKLTDTIYPVNEPTANREEIQEDGLYVLPKTNLLNPPVTEIRDQDWLQEQEELLNQTLQNFNVGASVVNVTQGPSVTRFEVQPEPGVKVNKITNLSDDIKLSLAARDIRIEAPIPGKHTIGIEVPNQKSRPVLINEIIQSDVFHESASPLTAVLGLDIAGNPIVTDLKKMPHGLIAGATGSGKSVCINSILVSLLYKARPEDLKLLLIDPKMVELAPYNRIPHLVAPVITDVKAATAALKWAVDEMERRYELFAHTGVRDINRFNELAMQHKRYSDQLPFIVIIIDELADLMMMSPADVEEAICRIAQKARACGIHLIVATQRPSVDVITGLIKANIPTRIAFSVSSQVDSRTIIDISGAEKLLGRGDMLFLENGSSKPVRLQGTFVSDEEIDLVVAHVREQREPEYLFEQEELLKKAQVSDDEDELFYEACEFIVDQGGASTSSLQRRFKIGYNRAARLMDMLEQNGYISSANGSKPRDVLITEADLESIQE; encoded by the coding sequence TTGAGTTGGATCCAAAACTTTTTTCAAAAGTTTAAAAAAGATGAAGAAGAATATAACGATTACATTATACATAATCATAACCCGGATAGCCTTCTACCTAACAGTCAAAATGAAAGTCTTAAGGATTTAGATACGAGAATTTCCTATCAATACCCAAAAGGAGGTAAACATCCATCTCGTCCACCAAAGACCCTTAAAAAGGAAATGCAGGAAAGTTTACCCCAAAAAAGGCCAGAAAGGCCCTCTGAAAAACGAAGGAAGACAGAAAAACCTGAAGTACCACCTGTAAAAAAAGAAATACCTAAAAAAATGAAAGAATTTTCACCAAGAGTACGCGGACCGTTTCATCCCACTGAAATTCCTTCGCCAGTTTTTGGATTTAACAGACCTAAAAAGACGGACGCAATTGTAGAGCATGAATTGAGCCACTTTTTAGATGATGATTTTAATAATCAGCTTGACCAGCTAGATGTGGCTGAAGAGGTATTAATTGAAACTGGGCATACAAAGCCATTTACCGCAACAAAGACCATACCGGAAACGGAATTTGAAACTCCAGTTGCGGCAACAGAGATCATACTGGAAACGGAGCTTGAAACTACAGTTACGGAAACAAAGACCATACCGGAAACGGAATTTGAAACTTTAATTATGGCGACGGAGACCATAGCTGGAACTGAACTCGTAACCCCAGTTGCTGAAATAGAAATATTATCTGAAACAGACCTTCTACCTCAAGTTGAAAAAGAAGTTGATGTTTTTGTGAATAACCCCGTAAGCGAGCAAGAAGAGGTGGTTATGGAAGTTTCAACATCTCCTTTAATGAAAGAAATCTTTCCGGCTAAAGAAACTTCACTTGGAGAAATAAAAAACGATATTGAGCACACTGAAGTAATGGAAGCGACTGTTCCTGAACCTGAACCATCTGCACCAAAACGTTCGCGTCTACCTTTCAATGTGATGATGTTAAAGCAGGATAAACAAAAATGGGAAGAAAAAAACCGAAAAATGGAGCTTGAAAAGCAGCCAGCACAATCAGCGCAGAAAAAGCTAACAGACACAATTTATCCAGTTAATGAACCAACAGCAAATAGAGAAGAAATCCAGGAAGATGGATTATATGTACTTCCAAAAACTAATTTGTTAAACCCGCCTGTAACAGAGATAAGGGATCAAGACTGGTTACAAGAACAAGAAGAACTTTTAAACCAAACATTACAAAACTTTAACGTCGGTGCAAGTGTAGTTAATGTGACACAAGGCCCGTCCGTCACCCGCTTTGAGGTGCAGCCTGAGCCGGGCGTAAAAGTAAACAAAATAACAAACTTAAGCGATGATATTAAATTAAGTCTGGCGGCACGGGATATTAGGATTGAAGCTCCAATCCCCGGAAAACATACCATTGGGATTGAAGTGCCAAATCAAAAATCAAGGCCAGTGTTGATAAACGAAATTATACAGTCCGATGTTTTTCATGAGTCTGCATCGCCGTTAACGGCTGTGCTTGGACTTGATATCGCAGGAAACCCAATTGTTACCGACCTAAAAAAAATGCCCCATGGATTAATTGCTGGTGCAACAGGGTCAGGAAAAAGTGTATGTATTAACTCTATTTTGGTCAGCTTGTTATATAAGGCCCGTCCAGAAGATTTGAAGTTGCTGCTTATTGATCCTAAAATGGTAGAACTTGCCCCATATAACCGCATTCCACACCTCGTTGCCCCGGTTATTACTGACGTAAAGGCTGCAACAGCTGCATTAAAATGGGCTGTTGACGAAATGGAACGGAGATACGAGCTTTTTGCTCACACTGGTGTTCGGGACATCAATCGATTCAATGAACTGGCAATGCAGCATAAACGTTATTCTGATCAGCTTCCGTTTATTGTCATTATCATCGATGAATTAGCTGACTTAATGATGATGTCGCCGGCAGACGTAGAAGAAGCGATTTGCCGGATTGCTCAAAAAGCAAGAGCTTGCGGTATTCATCTTATTGTTGCAACTCAGAGACCATCTGTTGACGTTATAACAGGGCTTATTAAGGCCAATATTCCAACCCGGATTGCCTTTTCGGTTTCTTCACAGGTGGATTCTCGCACGATTATAGATATTAGTGGGGCAGAAAAATTGCTTGGCCGCGGTGATATGCTATTTTTGGAAAATGGTTCATCGAAACCTGTCCGCTTGCAGGGAACGTTTGTATCAGATGAAGAAATTGATCTTGTCGTTGCCCATGTTAGAGAGCAAAGGGAGCCTGAGTACTTGTTTGAGCAAGAGGAACTGCTTAAAAAGGCGCAAGTATCCGATGATGAAGATGAACTTTTTTATGAGGCCTGTGAATTTATTGTTGACCAGGGTGGTGCTTCCACCTCCAGCTTACAAAGGCGCTTTAAAATCGGCTATAACCGAGCGGCTAGGTTAATGGATATGCTCGAGCAAAACGGATATATTTCAAGTGCTAATGGAAGCAAGCCGCGTGACGTATTAATAACCGAGGCTGATTTGGAGTCTATTCAAGAATAG
- a CDS encoding DUF1444 domain-containing protein gives MDSKKMRRELEARLSGKDRVISYDREKDQLRIESELVGKGITVSLPGIIAKWNIEKEKAIDEIVYYVEEGLRAMEDPIQLTDHEKKIFPVIRSSSFPAEAEEGIPFLIDEHTAETKIYYAYDMGKTYRLIDAGIMEKERWEASRIKEIALFNIRSLSTPLKEDQVAGNIFYFLNTNDGYDASRILNKGFLSDIEKRIKGKMVLAVPHQDVLIIADIRNDRGYDVIAQMAMSFFANGRVPITALSFYYEDGELEPIFILGKNK, from the coding sequence ATGGATAGCAAAAAAATGCGGCGTGAATTAGAAGCGCGCTTATCTGGAAAAGACAGAGTGATTTCCTATGACCGTGAAAAAGATCAGCTCCGAATCGAGAGTGAATTAGTCGGTAAAGGAATTACGGTTTCATTACCAGGAATCATAGCTAAATGGAATATAGAAAAAGAAAAGGCAATTGATGAAATAGTTTATTATGTCGAAGAAGGGCTTCGGGCTATGGAGGATCCTATTCAGTTAACGGATCATGAGAAAAAAATCTTTCCTGTCATTCGCTCCTCGTCCTTTCCAGCTGAAGCGGAGGAAGGAATCCCATTCTTGATTGACGAACATACCGCAGAAACTAAGATTTATTATGCCTATGATATGGGGAAAACCTATCGTTTGATTGACGCGGGAATCATGGAAAAAGAGAGATGGGAAGCCAGCAGGATTAAGGAAATTGCCTTATTTAATATAAGATCACTTTCAACTCCACTAAAAGAGGATCAGGTGGCCGGGAACATCTTTTATTTTCTTAACACCAACGATGGATATGATGCCAGCAGGATATTAAATAAGGGATTCCTCAGTGATATAGAGAAGCGGATCAAGGGGAAAATGGTGCTTGCTGTTCCTCACCAGGATGTGTTAATTATAGCAGATATTCGTAATGACAGGGGCTATGATGTCATTGCCCAGATGGCGATGAGCTTTTTCGCAAACGGACGGGTGCCGATTACAGCTTTGTCATTTTACTATGAGGATGGGGAATTAGAACCGATTTTTATTTTAGGAAAAAATAAATAA
- a CDS encoding thioredoxin family protein, whose protein sequence is MKNLESMEQFEQLRDGSKTIFMFSAKWCGDCRFIEPVLPEIEAKFTEFTFIHVDRDQFIDLCQQVDVYGIPSFIAYENGKELGRFVSKDRKTQEEIEAFISDLK, encoded by the coding sequence TTGAAAAATTTAGAGTCAATGGAGCAATTTGAACAACTTCGTGACGGATCAAAAACGATCTTTATGTTTTCAGCAAAATGGTGCGGGGATTGCCGCTTTATCGAACCTGTCCTGCCAGAAATAGAAGCAAAATTTACTGAATTTACGTTTATTCATGTTGACCGTGATCAATTTATTGATTTATGCCAACAAGTGGACGTATATGGAATTCCGAGCTTTATCGCCTATGAAAACGGAAAAGAGCTTGGCCGCTTTGTAAGTAAAGACCGTAAAACACAAGAAGAAATCGAAGCTTTTATTTCCGATTTAAAATAA
- a CDS encoding IS110 family transposase produces the protein MKDTIKYVGLDVSKEKIAVAIADEGRVEPRYWGMISNTPEAVTKLMKKLGNKENLRVCYEAGPTGYALYRLLLTLNIHCTVIAPSLIPQRPGERIKTDRRDSIRLAQLFRAGELTSVYVPTPEDEALRDLVRCREDAKEDELRAKHRLSKFLLRNNIQPPSKGKKWTVRYYRWLDTLKFENSKLNVVFQEYYHQIKEIQQRILRLEEEIRIQATKVFMPQSSKLYKH, from the coding sequence ATGAAGGATACCATAAAATATGTAGGTTTAGACGTATCAAAAGAAAAAATAGCTGTCGCGATTGCAGATGAAGGAAGAGTTGAGCCTAGATATTGGGGAATGATTTCGAATACACCAGAAGCAGTTACGAAATTAATGAAAAAGTTAGGAAACAAGGAAAACTTACGAGTGTGTTATGAAGCAGGTCCTACTGGATATGCATTGTACAGGTTACTCCTTACGCTAAATATTCACTGTACTGTTATCGCACCATCTTTAATTCCTCAAAGACCTGGTGAACGTATTAAAACGGATCGTAGAGATTCCATTCGACTGGCTCAATTATTTCGAGCAGGGGAATTAACTTCTGTTTATGTTCCAACCCCAGAGGATGAAGCTTTACGTGATCTTGTTCGATGCCGAGAAGATGCAAAAGAGGACGAATTAAGAGCTAAACACCGGTTAAGTAAATTTTTACTACGTAATAATATTCAACCCCCATCAAAAGGAAAGAAGTGGACCGTCAGGTATTATAGGTGGTTGGACACGTTAAAGTTTGAAAACTCTAAATTAAATGTGGTATTTCAAGAGTATTATCATCAAATTAAAGAGATACAACAACGAATCTTAAGACTCGAAGAAGAAATCAGAATACAAGCAACGAAAGTATTCATGCCCCAATCATCCAAGCTTTACAAGCATTAA
- a CDS encoding DUF84 family protein codes for MKIIIGSKNPAKINAVKNSFADHEAEFVSIDIPSGVDKQPFSDEETIQGAINRSVGALKRGNGDIGIGLEGGVYETSHGLLLCNWGALAAHNMDPIISGGARFLLPEEVAARLRNGEELGPVMDDYAKMKNVRKHEGAIGIFTNGMINRVDMFTHVTNLLVGQYTYHQKLGR; via the coding sequence ATGAAAATTATCATCGGGTCAAAAAATCCGGCAAAAATTAATGCTGTAAAAAATAGTTTTGCAGATCATGAAGCAGAGTTTGTTTCAATCGATATTCCATCAGGTGTAGACAAACAGCCATTTTCGGATGAGGAAACCATCCAAGGAGCAATTAATCGTTCTGTTGGTGCGTTAAAGAGGGGAAATGGAGATATTGGAATCGGGCTTGAAGGAGGAGTTTATGAAACGAGCCACGGTTTGCTGCTTTGTAATTGGGGGGCCCTTGCAGCACACAATATGGATCCCATTATCTCTGGCGGTGCAAGATTTCTTTTACCTGAGGAGGTGGCAGCAAGACTAAGAAATGGTGAAGAGCTAGGTCCTGTTATGGATGACTATGCCAAAATGAAAAATGTAAGGAAACACGAAGGAGCAATTGGAATTTTTACGAACGGCATGATTAATCGGGTTGATATGTTTACTCATGTAACAAATTTATTAGTCGGACAATATACCTATCATCAAAAATTAGGTAGATAA
- a CDS encoding M42 family metallopeptidase, with the protein MNEQTLKLFQTLTELPGAPGNEHLVRNFMREQLSQYSDEIIQDKLGSIFGVKKDGQGPTVMVAGHMDEVGFMVTSITDNGMIRFQTLGGWWSQVLLAQRVQIMTKNGPVIGVIGSIPPHLLDESKKNKPMEIKNMLIDIGADNHEDAKRIGIKPGQAILPICPFTPMANPKKILAKAWDNRYGCGLAIELLKELKDDTLPNILYSGATVQEEVGLRGAQTAANMIKPDIFFAMDASPANDMTGDKQEFGQLGKGTLLRILDRTMVTHRGIREFILDTAETNNIPYQYFVSPGGTDAGRVHLSNEGVPSAVIGICSRYIHTHASIIHVDDYAAAKELLIKLVKTCDQTTVDTIKSNS; encoded by the coding sequence ATGAACGAACAAACATTAAAACTTTTTCAAACGTTAACTGAGCTTCCGGGAGCACCGGGAAATGAGCATTTAGTAAGAAATTTCATGAGGGAACAATTGTCTCAATACTCAGATGAAATTATTCAAGATAAACTAGGCAGTATTTTTGGAGTGAAAAAGGATGGACAAGGCCCGACTGTAATGGTGGCGGGACATATGGATGAAGTTGGTTTCATGGTGACTTCTATCACAGATAATGGGATGATTCGTTTTCAAACACTTGGTGGCTGGTGGAGTCAAGTTCTTCTTGCCCAGCGTGTCCAAATTATGACAAAGAATGGACCAGTGATCGGTGTTATTGGCTCAATTCCACCGCATCTTTTAGATGAATCGAAGAAAAACAAACCAATGGAAATAAAAAATATGCTCATCGATATTGGGGCAGATAATCATGAAGATGCTAAACGGATTGGCATCAAGCCGGGACAGGCTATTTTGCCAATTTGTCCATTTACACCGATGGCGAATCCAAAGAAGATTTTAGCGAAAGCATGGGATAACCGTTACGGTTGTGGACTTGCGATTGAACTGCTTAAAGAATTAAAGGATGATACCTTGCCAAATATTTTGTATTCTGGAGCAACCGTTCAAGAGGAAGTTGGCTTACGTGGAGCGCAGACGGCAGCAAACATGATTAAGCCTGATATCTTTTTTGCCATGGATGCAAGTCCGGCAAATGATATGACTGGGGATAAACAAGAGTTTGGCCAGTTAGGGAAAGGAACATTACTCCGTATCCTTGACCGCACCATGGTAACGCATCGTGGCATTAGAGAGTTTATTCTCGATACAGCTGAAACAAACAATATTCCATATCAATATTTCGTTTCCCCAGGAGGAACAGATGCCGGACGTGTTCATTTATCCAATGAGGGAGTGCCAAGCGCTGTTATTGGTATTTGTTCGCGCTATATTCATACACATGCCTCCATTATTCATGTAGATGATTATGCTGCCGCAAAAGAATTATTGATTAAACTTGTGAAAACTTGTGACCAAACAACGGTTGACACCATCAAATCAAACAGCTAA
- a CDS encoding PepSY domain-containing protein codes for MNWKSFFLGAAVGLAGGYVTKEILNHKTNVSPEKVLEHVKKQFKQNGTISGSWIHMVAEPYEKHQFTYRVYKGGISKNNNGTNEQFEFIADAKTGTLLDVRPLSEEPVY; via the coding sequence ATGAACTGGAAATCCTTCTTCCTTGGTGCAGCGGTTGGTTTAGCCGGCGGCTACGTAACCAAAGAAATCCTAAATCACAAAACAAATGTGTCACCTGAAAAAGTGTTGGAGCATGTAAAAAAACAATTTAAACAGAACGGGACAATCAGTGGCTCGTGGATCCATATGGTTGCTGAACCTTATGAAAAACACCAATTTACCTATCGTGTTTATAAGGGCGGCATTTCTAAAAATAATAATGGAACCAATGAACAATTTGAATTCATTGCCGATGCTAAGACTGGAACTTTATTGGATGTTCGTCCGTTATCAGAAGAACCAGTATATTGA
- a CDS encoding MBL fold metallo-hydrolase, giving the protein METLKVGGVSLTWLSGGVTNLDGGAMFGVVPKGLWSRKYPTNEKNQIELPTDPILIQMNGKNLLVESGLGKGKLTEKQLRNYGVTRESELDESLEKVGLNAEKIDYVLMTHLHFDHAGGLTKLVDGKYVSNFPNAKIITSQVEWDEMRNPNIRSKNTYWKENWEAIESQVIPFEEKWNLGAITMIHTGGHSDGHSILIIEDGGEMSIHMADLMATHAHQNVLWVMAYDDYPMVSIAAKEKWLPHGLGKNAWFTFYHDAFYRAVKWELDGKEIVESIKRER; this is encoded by the coding sequence GTGGAAACTTTAAAAGTTGGGGGCGTTTCCTTAACCTGGTTATCTGGAGGGGTAACGAATTTAGACGGCGGTGCCATGTTTGGGGTGGTTCCAAAGGGATTATGGTCAAGAAAATATCCTACTAATGAAAAAAATCAAATTGAATTGCCAACTGATCCTATTTTAATCCAGATGAATGGGAAGAATCTTTTAGTCGAATCAGGGCTAGGCAAAGGGAAATTAACTGAGAAGCAATTAAGAAATTATGGCGTCACAAGAGAGTCGGAGCTGGATGAATCATTAGAAAAAGTAGGTTTAAATGCCGAGAAAATTGATTATGTGTTAATGACACATTTGCATTTTGATCATGCAGGCGGCTTGACAAAGCTCGTGGATGGCAAGTATGTTTCCAACTTCCCAAATGCGAAAATTATTACCTCACAGGTGGAATGGGACGAAATGCGCAATCCTAATATTCGTTCAAAAAATACATATTGGAAAGAAAACTGGGAAGCGATAGAATCTCAGGTAATTCCTTTTGAGGAAAAGTGGAACTTAGGGGCCATCACGATGATTCATACCGGCGGACATAGTGATGGGCATTCGATTCTCATCATTGAGGATGGAGGCGAAATGTCCATTCACATGGCGGACCTTATGGCAACACATGCCCATCAGAATGTTTTGTGGGTCATGGCCTATGATGATTACCCAATGGTTTCGATTGCGGCAAAAGAAAAATGGCTGCCACACGGATTAGGAAAAAACGCATGGTTCACCTTTTATCATGATGCCTTTTACCGTGCTGTTAAATGGGAACTTGATGGTAAAGAGATAGTAGAGAGCATTAAGAGGGAAAGATAA
- the trmB gene encoding tRNA (guanosine(46)-N7)-methyltransferase TrmB gives MRLRNKPWAKDKIEQHPQYIVANPELYKGKWHEAFEKKGPLHIEVGTGKGQFITEMAKANPDINYMGIELYDSVIVAALDRLIEADLPNLKLLNVNASDLAKYFTKNDIDRVYLNFSDPWPKVRHEKRRLTYKDFLKLYEDILVDGGEIHFKTDNQGLFEYSLMSFSAYGLLLKYVSLDFHKSGYEGNIMTEYEQKFSEKGNRIYRCEVKYQN, from the coding sequence ATGAGACTTAGAAATAAGCCTTGGGCTAAGGATAAAATAGAGCAGCATCCACAATATATAGTAGCAAATCCCGAATTGTACAAAGGAAAGTGGCATGAGGCTTTTGAAAAAAAAGGGCCGCTTCATATTGAAGTTGGTACAGGAAAAGGTCAATTTATCACCGAAATGGCAAAAGCAAATCCTGACATTAATTATATGGGGATTGAATTATATGACAGCGTCATTGTAGCAGCATTAGATCGTTTAATTGAAGCCGATTTACCAAATCTTAAGCTTTTGAACGTGAATGCGTCTGATTTAGCAAAATACTTTACGAAAAATGATATTGACCGGGTTTATTTGAACTTTTCTGATCCTTGGCCAAAAGTCCGTCATGAAAAAAGAAGGTTAACGTATAAAGATTTCTTAAAACTTTATGAGGATATATTGGTCGATGGGGGAGAAATTCATTTTAAAACCGATAATCAAGGTTTATTTGAATACTCGCTCATGAGCTTCTCAGCATATGGTTTATTACTAAAATATGTGAGTCTTGATTTTCATAAGAGTGGTTATGAAGGAAACATTATGACAGAATACGAACAGAAATTTTCCGAAAAAGGAAATCGGATTTATCGCTGTGAAGTTAAATATCAAAATTAA
- a CDS encoding YtzH-like family protein translates to MPLSHSDQVTLLKDILNNHQTDCCGSVAECQQLERLVKSLMVNTQVDQNVKNILQEVYQYSQHGAQTADLDQHILSNQENLSQWVSDIGQFS, encoded by the coding sequence ATGCCATTAAGTCATAGTGACCAAGTTACATTACTAAAAGATATCTTAAACAATCATCAGACAGATTGCTGTGGGTCAGTAGCAGAATGTCAACAGCTGGAACGCTTAGTAAAGTCCCTGATGGTCAACACTCAAGTTGATCAGAATGTGAAAAACATCCTGCAGGAGGTATATCAATACAGCCAACATGGCGCACAAACGGCTGATTTGGATCAGCATATTTTATCAAACCAAGAAAACTTATCCCAGTGGGTGAGCGATATTGGCCAATTTTCGTAA
- a CDS encoding phosphotransferase family protein produces the protein MEHLLGQEWQITPAGGKTGEAFYAKYEDQRLFLKRNSSPFLAVLSAEGIVPKLVWTKRLENGDVITAQQWLPGRELKPSEMNQENVARLLKKIHCSEPMLGMLSRIENSPLHPEPILQSVENELDDLVLSLPESQKAMNFLKNEALNVYCDEKVVCHGDVNHNNWLLSEDNQLYLIDWDGAMIADPAIDLGLLLYWYIPENNWQDWLKLYGKELTDHLKLRMKWYVTIQTLSSIQWYKNKNRLEEMEKWIKFINEIL, from the coding sequence TTGGAACATTTACTAGGACAAGAGTGGCAAATTACCCCTGCTGGAGGCAAAACAGGAGAAGCCTTTTATGCAAAATATGAAGATCAAAGGCTTTTTTTAAAGCGGAATTCCTCTCCATTCCTTGCAGTACTTTCGGCTGAAGGAATCGTCCCAAAGCTGGTTTGGACAAAACGATTGGAAAATGGAGATGTAATTACAGCGCAGCAATGGCTTCCTGGCCGAGAGTTAAAGCCGTCAGAAATGAACCAAGAGAATGTTGCAAGATTGCTTAAAAAAATCCATTGTTCGGAGCCAATGCTTGGAATGTTAAGTCGGATAGAGAATTCACCCTTACATCCTGAGCCTATTTTACAATCGGTGGAAAATGAGTTGGATGATCTGGTACTTTCATTACCAGAATCGCAAAAAGCCATGAACTTTTTAAAGAACGAAGCTTTGAATGTTTATTGCGATGAAAAAGTGGTTTGTCATGGGGATGTCAACCATAACAACTGGCTGCTTTCAGAAGACAACCAGTTGTACCTGATTGATTGGGACGGGGCAATGATTGCCGACCCTGCAATTGACTTAGGGTTGCTCCTTTATTGGTATATTCCAGAAAACAACTGGCAGGATTGGCTAAAGCTTTACGGCAAAGAACTAACAGATCATTTAAAGCTGAGAATGAAATGGTATGTGACAATCCAAACGCTTTCTTCCATTCAATGGTATAAAAATAAAAACCGACTAGAAGAAATGGAGAAGTGGATTAAGTTTATCAACGAAATCCTCTAG